One Spinacia oleracea cultivar Varoflay chromosome 4, BTI_SOV_V1, whole genome shotgun sequence DNA segment encodes these proteins:
- the LOC110784021 gene encoding uncharacterized protein — MARMRWVLRLIVDYSIPQDPTYYNMYDFIYIDEKWFYLTQTNQRVYLANNEPFSHRSDKSRTKIPKFMFMDVVSRPRWAQDGQCEFDGKIGIFPFTYFQWQQREHQKNIVKGTIETKLVKSVNQITTRGMLINTLIPTIKEKWPPHDGEKVIYIIQDNAKAHMLQDDPEWQEHYQQDRFTFVLTQQPANSPDCNILDLGFFRPIQSLMHKKMPKTVEDLSGAVTDSFNELHPKTLSNVWMTLQYVGNEILKHKGDNNYPLPHNK; from the coding sequence ATGGCAAGGATGAGGTGGGTACTTAGACTGATTGTGGATTACTCTATACCACAAGATCCAACATATTACAACATGTATGATTTCATTTACATAGATGAGAAATGGTTCTACCTAACACAGACAAATCAAAGAGTTTATCTTGCAAACAATGAaccattttcacacagaagtgATAAGTCAAGAACAAAAATACCAAAGTTCATGTTCATGGACGTAGTATCAAGGCCAAGGTGGGCTCAAGATGGGCAGTGTGAATTTGATGGCAAAATAGGAATATTTCCATTCACATATTTTCAGTGGCAGCAAAGAGAACATCAAAAAAACATAGTGAAAGGGACAATTGAGACAAAACTAGTGAAGTCAGTCAATCAAATAACAACCAGGGGAATGCTTATCAACACCTTAATACCAACAATAAAGGAAAAGTGGCCACCACATGATGGGGAAAAGGTGATTTACATAATTCAAGACAATGCAAAGGCACACATGTTGCAAGATGATCCTGAATGGCAAGAGCACTACCAACAAGATAGGTTTACTTTTGTATTGACTCAACAGCcagcaaacagtccagattgCAACATATTGGACTTGGGGTTTTTCAGGCCAATACAATCACTCATGCACAAGAAAATGCCCAAGACAGTGGAAGACTTAAGTGGAGCAGTTACTGATTCTTTTAATGAACTACATCCAAAGACATTGTCTAATGTGTGGATGACACTACAATATGTGGGGAATGAAATTCTGAAACACAAGGGAGACAATAACTACCCACTTCCTCACAACAAATAA